agttatgaagatatctaaggcaatgatcatgaacataggcatcacgtccgtgtcaagtagatcgaaacgattctgcatctactactattactccacacatcgaccgctatccaacatgcatctacagtattaagttcataagaacaaagtaacacattaagcaagatgacatgatgtagagggataaactcaagcaatatgatataaacctcatctttttatcctcaatgacaacaatacaatacgtgccttgctgcccctactgtcactagaaaaggacatcgcaagattgaacccaaagctaagcacttctcccattgcaagaaagatcaatctagtaggccaaactaaaccaataattcgaaaagacttgcaaagatatcaaatcatgcatataagaatttagagaagaactaaataatattcatagataatcaggttcataaacccataattcatcggatctcggcaaacacaccgcaaaaatagtattacatcgaataaatctccaagaacatcgaggagaactttgtattgaagatcaacgagagagaagaaaccatctagctaataactatggacccgaaggtctgtggtaaactactcacgcttcatcggagaggctatgatgttgatgtagaagccctccgtgatcgattccccctccggcagatcgtcggaaaaggtccccagatgggatctcacgagtacggaaggttgcggcggtggaaaagtggtttcttggccccctgatgtttttaggtataagagtatatataggcgaaaaagtacgtcggtggagctccgtggggcccacgagggtggaggcgcgcccccctatcttgtggctgcCTCACGAAGTTCCAGACTTATACTCCAGGTCtactggtttgctttcggtccaagaaagatcatcacgaatgtttcattccgtttggtatttcttttctgcgaaattgaaataggcaaaaaaacagaaactgacactgggcctccggttaataggttagtctcaaaaataatttaaaagagcatattaaagcccattaaacatccaaactagataatataatagcatggaacaataaaaaattatagatacgttgaagacgtatcaacttcccTTCATGTTAGAGCTACTAGCCTGAAAACAGCAGATATCAAAAGACAAAATTCAAATAAGGTGTAGGATGGAAGTACTGAATAGGAGACTCCCAAATGCGATTCAAAACTTGCAATATATCATTTCATTGCAGCCATTTCGTGTTTGACTTGTTGCAGTTTGATGGGGATCCGCTTACTTGAAGTGTATGGTGTCGCTGGCTTGGCCAGTTGTGAGCCGTCTGATTTCAGATCAACGACTCAAAGTTGAGGCTCACGCACAGTGAAATGATTTGGACCAGTCACCTATGATCCGGCGGTTCAGAGTGGCTAGGTCAAGCTGTGACATAGCCATTCTAGCTAAGTCAGCCAAGCTACGCGGGTCACAGTTATGGTATGGGCTGCTCTAAAACAACTCGAGAATTTTGTAAACTTTTATCGGACAATTTGGAGAGAACATGTGAAGAGAAGTGGAAAACACCAATGACCGCACTAGTCGGTAATGAGTAGTTGATACGACTGGGAAGAAACTTTCGTCCTTCAGCTgggcaattttgaaaaaacaatAAATAGATTTTTTAGTAAATATAGACGGTCATTGCCTCATAGGCAACAGAAACTACATTGTATACAATTCTTAATATTGATACCCCGGCCGGGTAACATTAGCTTGGTTAGTTAAGGAAGGGTTCTAACCACTTTCTTGAAATTTAGATTAGTCACTGAATCAACAACTAAGAAATGGAGTATAGCTAAATAAAAGAGTGCCGACCAATCCACAAACAAGTGATTGTTAGCAAAATGTTCTACTAAACAGTAACACTGCTAGAAAAAAGATGTTCTGCAAGAGATAAAAGTGCAGTCAAGCAAGAAAATGAGAGGAGAAACTATTTTGGCGCACCTTCAGGGTGGGGCGTGGCCATGCCATGAAATAGGGGCGCACCCATCCACTGGATGTGAAGAAGTCTGCCTCCAATTGCAACTCAGGCTGGAGGGCGTTCTTGAGGCGAAAGGCACAATAGCGGAGGGCGCCATTCTCCGTGCCCATGGAGACCAGCACGACGCCGGCGGTCACACCGCAAACCTTCTTTACTTGGCCTCGGACGAAATACCATTTCGAAGCATCCACCTCCCACTGCTGCTCCCAGGACTTGTCCTCCTTCCGGAACCACATTCGCAGGAGACTGTCTTCCATGGCCACGAGGCAGGTTGTGCCGTCCTCCGTTTCCCCGACGATGCACGACGACGGATCGGAGCCTAGGTTCTCCGGGAGAGCGACGTGGCAGAACTCCATGGAGCCAACATGGAGGGAGGCGAGCCGAAGTCGTCTAGACCCCCTCCAATAGATGCTCCCACCGGCGTGCACGGGCCACCTGTGGTCGTCACTCCTTGGTGCAGTAATGCCTTTGGGCGCCAGCGGATGGGAGCACCACTCGCCCGTCCGGGAGCTGTAGACGTGTGCGAACAACCTGCCGCCCTGGTTATCCAGAGAAAGCACACGGAATGAAGTCGGACTGACACTGCAGGCCGGGAGGAAGCAGTGGAACTGGGACGAGTTGCTGGTGATGCTCTTGTGGTTGTCGGTTATGCGCAGTCGCGAGTGGGAGATCGGGTCGAACACGGCCAAGTAACGGCCGCTGCTGAGGAGTACGAGGCCGTGGCGGCAGTCCGTGACGCGCCACTCCTACTCCTCGAAATCCGCGAGATGGAAGTCGCCGCGGCGGACGACGGCAGCGAGGTGGCGGTCGcggcggaggagcgcgcggtggaagGCGGGGACGGCGCCGCCGGGGCGGGGGGGCGACACGATCGAAGTAGCCCAGTAAGGGAGCCCGGGAAAGGAAGCGGTCGTAGATGGCAGGGGAGGAGGCAACGCTGCACAGCCGAGGGCTGGCGAGGGCGGCGCTGGCGAGCGAGGGCAGCGACGGGAGGCGGATGAGGATCTCGCCGAGCATGTCGTCGCCGAGAGACATGAGGGAGGTGGGCTCTGCATCGCGCTTGCGCTTGCGTCTGGTCGGGCCGTTGGTTGCCATCTCAAATTCTCAATGGCGCAGAATGGCGATGGCGAGGTGTGGGTGCTCGGAGCGTTGGAGGCGGAGGAGAGTTATGTGGAGCAAGCCGCAGCCCGCGGGGGAGATGGAGAGGATCTAGGAGCATTGGTAGATGCGACCAGCTGCCATGCACCAATGGTCGCATCTTGGCACCGTCCATGCCGGCCAATCGATTAGGAGCATTAGATGCGACCTGCCATGCACCAATGGTGGCACCTTGCACCGTCCATGCTGACCAATCTAGTAGGCGCACAGCTGCACAAGTGCTTCCTTGATGATGGCACGAGGAGTCAAATTTCATGGAAAACACTCGGCCCAAAAAACACTCGGTTTATTTCATGGAAAACTACACTCAGCCCAAAAAACACTCGGTTTATTTCATGGAAAACACTTGGCTTACATGCAAGACTCGGCGAACTAACTGCCATGTGGTCACTGTCACCCACATGATGGCTTCATGACGGCGGGCACTATAATTAATTAATGCAACGCCTAACATCCAGGCGTTACACAGTATAGTGCAGCGCCTCTATGTCAGGAGCAAGCCACACCCAGTACAGAGAGCAAACTGGAGCTGGTCAGTCCATTTTGCCACGATATTTTCACCAACAGTTCAGTTTGTGAAATACTATTGTCTCGAGGTCAACTGTGTCCATTTTGCCACGATAGTCATAGTTTGAAAACCGAACGGGTGAGGCCATTGTCGAATGAGATTTTTCTGATCGAACCTCCCGTTCATCGGTTCATTTgccaaaaaaaagaacaaaaatgtTTAAAGTGTATTTTCAATTTTTGACCACACATCAAATGAATACACATGATATTTGATGAAAACCATTAATAAATCAAAAGTATTACTAGCCTAGTTGATTAGGGGGCCTTTAGCATGCCTTACCTCAAGCAGTCAGGTCTTTGATTTCTCGTTGATGCCCTATTAATTTCTTAAATGACTTTTCAAGACGCCGGCTTTCAATTTTTTCGGTCGGACCGCTGGTTTGGTGCAGTTTTAAACAATACAAAGTAGTAGGATGACCCTCTTAGAAAACAGATTCCGGGTTAACCGTATAACATAAAAAGCACGCTACTATGTTGTGAAAAGAACAAAGGCAGACAACGCCATGCCACACCCTAAGACACCCAAACTCCACGACACCATCATTAGGAGGGAAAACAATGTGAAGCGCCGCCGCAACCCAGTCTGGACAGAAAAGGGCCTTCATCTGGAGCCCTGACAGAGAGAGGAGAACCATAACAGCGTCCTTGAGACGAGGGCGGCGCCCGTAGGCATCGCCGCCATCGGCACAAAGCGTGGAGGTTTCGCTTAGCGGCTCATCGATCGGTGTCAGCATGAGGCATCCATGACAACTACGATGTGCATAGACCTCCAGCTTTGGATCTGGACATCACCACTACCAACAAAAAACCAAGCGCGAGCAACCCACCACTACACCCCTTGCCGCCCACACGACCAAGAGGCATGCCACCGCCGTCGACATGATGCCCACCGGGAGAGTCAACTATGCGGACCGCCATCTGAGGCAACAACCTTAGCATCCATGGCTCAAGGACACGGCCAATCGTGTACATCACAACACACAAACCTTGGTAGGAACAACAGAAGGcacttccttccactcctagtctgGCATCAGCCACGGGGTCTAGATCAGCGCCTCCATAATATAAGAGGCGCCAATGACTGCATCACCCAACCAGTCCCGGTAGACCAGGGTATAATTGTAGGGTAACGTCAGGGCCGTCCATGGGCTTGTGCGAGCTGTGCGCTCCGCAGGGCCCCCAAAATCCAGGCCCCCAAAATCTGGCCGAATTTTCGCTTATAGGCCCATCAGAACAACAAGTAGTTGCTTAGCCTTGCTGTCTGGGCCCTGTTAGCCTGGAGCCCCTATTTATCGCTTCACGCGAGCCGGGAGCAAAGCTCTCACTGAAGCGTGGGCGAGCTATGCCGGCCCACGAGCGCGGGAAGACACAACCTGTTTTCCCTATTTTTTTACGTTTTCTGTGTTCCTttgtacttttgtttatactttaaaatattctaaatatatatattaCAAATAAAAACTCTtcaaaaaacatttgaaaaaaatgttgatcatgtatataaaaatgttgagcaagtatttgaaaaaatgttgaacaagtatttgaaaaatgttgaagaagtattttaagaaatgttgaacaaatatttgaaaaaaatgttgaacaagtatataaaaaatgttaaacaagtggAGGCCCACGAGTGCAAATTTCCGGGCGAACTCAATCTGGCCGATCTATTTTCTCAATTGCCTCAAAAAAATCTAATTTCTCAGAAACAAAAAAGATCTGTTCGGTCTACACGCACACGACGTAGGACAGGTGGCAGCTATTTCCTCATTTTCTTTGTGGGTAGCTATTTTTCTCAATGTAACAATGCACTAGGCTTGCAGGAAATTGCATGGGCCCTAGTGCCCCGTCTTTTTTTTACTAAACCTACTTATAATTTACTAATTTAGACACCCTCAATTTTTTACTACTGTAGACTATTCTTTTCTGATAGATAATTATGTTACGATGTATACAGAATATTGAACAATTATGTTTTTCTTATCAATTCATCTTCAGAAATAATATATTGAACCATTCTGTAATTTTATCATTTCCATCTTTTGTGTACATGTGCACAGGTTTATTAATTTTGTTCATGTCATCTTCTGCTATGCAGCCAAATTGTTTGTGGAAGGTATTACGAAGATATAATTGACGATTTCGTTCAAGAAATACTAGACAGATGATGCTTTTCGGTAGATTGGGAGATCAGATTATTGCTTTAGTATTACATTTATTCAGTTTTCTTTAGAATTGTATTTGATATATTTCTAAGTTTATACGAAGTAACATGTATCTGAAGTTATATCGATAAATGAGAGTATGCTTCGATTGTACCATAAGAATATTCAAAATTTTAGGGCTCCATTCCGCATTTCGCACTGGGGCCCCAAATTTCTGGAGACGGCCCTGGGTAACGTGTCACGCAACAACAAAAAATATGCTACATGATCACGCCCAGGACAACTATTAAGATGGCGGGTAACGATCAAACTCACCAACTAGCAGAATTGCGGAAGCCGTAAGAAGTTGGTGAAGCGCGACAATTCGCACAACTAGGTTATACCTCCCAGAACGAGAATTTCTCTGAGACGATCTGCTGATCAAGAGTCGAAGTAGATTGTCCCCTCCAAGTTATCCATGCGTGAAAGTAAGAAACAACAGCGCGTGGAATGAATGGTTTCCTTACCGTCTTTAACTTACCAAGAGTGTTGCGCAAGTACATCATGCCATGTCAGTGAACTTAGACATACCGAGTTAAACATGTCATAATTAGCATACTAACAAGCCAAAGAGCGAGCAAGTGACCCTAGGATGCACAAATAAAACATAAACATGACCATATGGACATGAATAATAGCTTATAATCCTGGAAATTGGGAATTTCCCAAGCTATGGAACCAAGCCAATACAACAAGCACAAGCACAATGCACAGAGCCATATCAACCCTCAAATACCACCTCAACAAGCTCAGGAAAATAGTACAGTGCCTCAACAGTACCCAAATAGCACAATTGGACTCAAGAGAGCACAATCACCGTTTGATGGCCATGTCACGAGTCATGGAATAACCATGGCACAAAGCCATGACCTTAGAGCAATCCATGGTATgacacaggaggaggaggaactcAGCAGTGAGGTTGTAGCAGAGGCCGAGTGCAAATTTCCTTAATTATTTAATTTCCTGACATAAAGGCTAAGTTAACAATCATGGGTAAAGTAGCGCACCTCTATAGAGTGTATTGAATTGTGACTTGTTACTTCCCGATCTGGGAAAGATCGACGATCATGGCAGAATAGGAACCATGAGAGGTTCTAACAGCTCGTGAAGTCTGATGATCACATGAAATTAACCAAGACTTGACTCCTAcaagatatttgcaaagtgcattgTCGTGGCCCTTTGGCCCCAGTAGTAGTGTTAGAGCATACATTACtcatctgtttttttttttttgagaattacatTACTCATCTACTATAAATTTAGACTCCGAATATTTGGAGAAAATGCAGAAATACTCCACAGCAGGAGGGGGGTACTACTAGGAGGAGCTAGACATGTCAGGCGGAGTCAAAGTTGTCGACTATATCATAGCTTATGTTGCAAACAATGGAGAAGAGGGGGCAAGACCAATAGGCGTAGTCTAGTCGTAGTAACGATTAAAGTTTTTTTGCGGGTAACGATAAAAGTTACTATAGTAGTAACCAAGGCTGAATAAACAATCATAGATTCATCATGGTGTCACATCACAAATTCTTTTTAAATATAGATGCTCACAAACCATGCATATGCATTTCATGGTTTACATGAATTTTGGAAGTTTCCAGGGATTAATTTGGCTATTTAATAAACCCCAATTTATTTAGGGATTTATTTAATTGTCCATATTAAGGCCTATCGAAAATGGATTTTAAAAATTGCATTGGTGCTGCAAATATGTTTCCTATAATTTAGGATACCCAAATATTTTTGTGGAAGTATATGTGATATTTGGATTTGAAATGGCAATTTTTGAGCCACATTAAACTCTCTAGTTCTAATTAAATGGAATTAAAAAGGGCACTATTCACTGGGCCGAAACAGTAGCCACAATAGCGCAGCCTAGCCAACCGCCCAACCactttagcccccccccccctctcccttttgTGTGTGGGTGTCCGATGTATAGCTGGTCAAATGGGCCGGTTTTTTCGGGCCGGCCCGTGAGCACGCCGGCACGGCCCACCTtgggccaggcacggcacgggcTAAACGGGTCGGGCCCGACACGCAGCACGCCCTGGGCTGTGCCTGGGCCTGGTGGCTGGGCatgcgggccggcacggcacggcccgattaagtttttatatttttttatacatcTATATATGATCCAACATATAAAAATAGACTAAAAAACGCTCAGTGCGTCAAATAATAGGCTGAAAATATGCGGCCCACCGTGCTAAACAGGCCAACGTGCTGGCCCGTTTACTaactgggccgtgcctgggcctggggcgcagcacgcgggccggcacggcccGGCCCGTATAGTAATCGTGCCctggcgggccgtgccgggccaggcacgattacgatgggccgtgccgtgccgtgccggcccggcccgtttggccaggtatgGTCCGATGGACCCCGTCGTCATTGTCGTCAACCTCCCACCCGAGATTTCACGGGGCATGATCCCATGCACGCCCTCATGGCCACATGCACGTTCTGCACGAACCAGGCCCGTACTGCACCCATGTGCAGGGTGTTCGACCGAACAGGGCCCCCAATTTAGCAGGGCCCCAATTTTCTAACTAATGACCAGTTTAGCCGTGGCTAATTCTCCCATAAAAAAGCCATGATTAGTCAATTAATCGAGTAAACACTAAGTACGTAGGAATCCACAACAAATTACTCTCAAGACCGTATCTCACGCACGgctcctcctcttctctctctgATCTCTTTCTCTTAGTGCGTCTTCCCATGGTCCTATAGCAGCTCCCGATTCTACTCCTGTAGATTAATTCATTCGCATTCTCCCCAAAACAGTCTTCTGATGCAATTTATTCGGTGTCTTCTTCAATCTGTAGTTTTAGTAGTATGGCAGCTCCATCATCGTCCATCTATTTATTCCGGTGTCTTCTTTTCCTAACTCAATTTCTCAAATCTCTCATCTACTACTTTCAATCCTCTTGTTGCTTGTCGCTGGACCTGTGAGGGCGAGAGTGCTAGATCACCAATTCATCAAGAAGATCAAGCGGACTATCAAAGCCACACATGGTGCCGCCACATGGTTCTCTTCCCAAGTTAACGAAAGGCTAATTCATCCCTCTTTGTTTCTATGTTTAGTTTTTAGTGCATGATATTTGCTTCTTAGTTTTTTTTTTCTGATTTCCTCCCGTTCTAGAATTAGAAAATTTGAGTTGCGACATGAAAACACaagaaaaggaaaaatattgaAAAACTCACTCAACATCAAAAAGACGTTCATGATAAGTGTTTAGTAATAGAGTCGAATGTTTCTTCAGAAAAATCAAGGTTTACATACTAGTAGTGCTCAACAGGTTCCTGGCGATCATAGGATGAGTACTAAAACATGTCAGAAGGATGATATATATAACAAAGTCTATTTTTAGTGTAGAAAATTTTGTTTTCTAATTGCTATTTGTTATGTCGAGGGCCTCAATTTTTATTTCACACCGGGCCTCCATTTTCTCGGATACGGCAATGGCACGAACCAGAGCACCAACAGCCGTCCTATCTGGCCTGTTAAATATCCGCTACCGCCCTGGACCAAGAGAAAACGAGAAGTCGAAGTAAACCGACAACATGGGCATGCTTAGTTAGCACTGAGACGGAAAAAACGAGGTAATTTGTGGCACCAGCTTGGCTAAATTGATTTAAAATGTGTTTCTTTCTGCTAAATAGAGTAAATATTGTCACAAATGTGAAATCTAGGGGCAAAAAATGAAATTCACTCTAAAATAAACACACTGGGAGCTCATTTTCCATTAGCTAGAAACAAACATTATCTAGGTGATAGAGTACGTTGTAACAGCTGTGAGGTGTACACTGCTAGTAGCATGAAGGacattttaaaaaaaatagttgtaTTCATTAGAAATATCCATCACATCGTTTATGAGGATTGGTACAATTTCACTTTTTGTCTCCTCGAACCAATCAAAAATGAAAGGAAATCTAGCCAATTGCAAGTTTGTGAGcaactttatttgcttcttcatttCAGTGCTCGAATCTACAAATAGGAAAATCACAAGCAAAATGAAAACAATCATCAAAAACTGCCGCCGCAGCCCTCGACAATCGTCCTCCTTCCTTTATGGTATCAATCACCTCCATGCTATCCAAGTTTGTTATAATGCGGTTGCATCTCGTCCTTTGCGCCAGCGATAGACCGAATTTTAGGGCCAGAGCTTCAGCCATCAGTATATCCGCGCACCAGTCAATCTTACAATTTTCCCAGCAATAAATCTACCTTTGCCATATCTTAAGACAGCCCTAATCGTACCCTTGAGTAAATCATGGTCAAAAAAGCATTAACATTAAGTTGAACAAACCCCACCAGAGGACACGATACTGATGGTGACCAATTTGAATCCTTCTCCCAGCCAGTAGTTGCAAATACACCTTAATTTTGAAGAACACGAGCTAGGTGGCATCAGTCTTAGTCTATTGGAAGTCAGTCATCGCTGATGGTGACCCGATAATTACTTGACCTGGCGGACACGCAGTGGTGCTGGAGACAAGTCACAAATAGAGACAAAGACTTGACTCGTAATACGTCAGACAGTTAAGTGCCTGAGTCAAGACGTCATGTGGAAAACTTAAAATTCAACATCAATACTTGCTCCTACATTTAAGTGAGTACTCCCCCCgccccgaattacttgtcgcagaaatggatgtattttAAACTAAAAATATGTTCAGATAAATTCATTTCTCCGACAAataatttcggacggagggagcACTAGATACTGATAATGACATAGGATGATGACATGTATCGATATCCAAAAATGAAAACAGATGAGGACATGTATCGATTTCCAAAAATGAAAACAGATGATGACATGTatggatttccaaaaataaaaacgGAAGAAAATGGAGACTTCACAAAAAATCTGCACGTATTGTTTGCAATAAGAATCTCTTTTTTTGTGAGAAATGCATAAGAATTCTTTGGTAGCCTTTGATTATATATACATTGCTTCAAAAACTGAAAAcccatatatgaaaaaaaaactgCCTAGCACTGCCAGCAATTTTGCCTTAGCTTCTTGATAGAAATATTTAAGCTGAATCACTTCAAAGAAGCTCGATTCTGTATAGCGTATAGACACAACGCACAAGTAGCGCCAAACACAGGCTAACTAAACTCTCTACAAACTCCGCAACAACAACAAAAGAACTCTccaaggaataagaagaaaaaTTATGGTTCCAaagtttttttttgagcatcagtacaaacacaagcgctcatatacacgcgaaTACACCcatccctatgaatgcacacacgcacaccctacccctatgagcacctccgagagactgagccggcatatcatcttgagatttacaaagtcaccgtaggcgcctcgtcgtcgacgggaacatcccctcccactgaaagcgcattgccggaaatcctgaaataaatccaggaataatgcgagcaccaggatttgaaccctgatgggttggggataccactgtccacctaatcaactcaaccacaggttgattcgcaatTATCATTCCAAAGTTAGTTATTGACTAGTCATACTAATACTGATCAACTGAGTTGCGTTAAGGGGCTGGCCAGAAATAAGCAGAAAAAGAAATGGTCTACTATTCCTTTTTCCGGGGGACTTTCCGGGTGACTTGCTGATAAGTACGTGCCACGGCCTGAGTTGATCATCTGGACCGAGAGAAGAACAACAGCAGGCAGTTCTAGCTAGGCATGGCGATCATCCTGCTGCTCTTGCTCAGCTGCCTCACGCCGTTCCAGGAGGCGGCCGCCGATGCGTTCTGCGACAACGTTAAGGTCCTCGCCGCCACCCTCCCCAACAAAACCTCCTCCTCCCCGGTACActtcgccaccgccaccgtcggCCAAGCCCCTGACATCGTCTACGCGCTCGCGCTCTGCCGTGGTGACATTCTCAACGACACCGCATGCGCCCAGAGCGTCGCCAAGACGTTCGACTTGGTGCGGAACGCCACGCCACCGGACCTGGGGTGCTACCCGGCGGTCTCCTACTATACCGATTCTATCCTCCTCTACAGCTTCAACGACATCCTTGCTCCCTCGATATACACCAATAGTACGGGAGATGAAAACGGTGGCAACCCTCCCTTTGAGAGGTGGAACGTCAAGAACGTCACCGGCGACGtgcccctcgtcgccggcctcaTCCGCGAGCTGCTGGTGGAGACCGTGGAGAAGGCGGCCAGCGCGACGCCGAGGCGGTTCGCCACGGGCGTCATGGACAGCGGCACGACCTTCCCAATGGTGTACTCGTTGGCGCAGTGCACGCCGGACCTGTCCACCGGGGACTGCCTGGCATGCCTGAATCATCTCCTCGGCTTGATCAACTCCACCATGTCCCTGCGCATGGGAGGACAGATGGGCGTCATACGGTGCTACTTCAGGTATGAGGCGTCTCCGTTCTACCAAGGCCAGCCTATGATAAGCCTCGGGCCGCCGGCTCCGACTCCAACCGAACACAAGAGTAAGCCTATACCCTTGTTGATTCTTCTAGTTATGCCAAGAATTAATTAAGAACTTGTAGAAAACTAGTTATACccatgttttagtgtgtttgtttactcctttcagtccgtatgtagttcatatatAACTTCAtactgaaatatccaaaacatcttatatttgtgaagggAGGGAGTATTTAGTTAGTCTATATGAATTATAATTATTGTGGGAACGAAATAATTTATAAGCCCACATTTTGTGACCAACCTCCAGCTGGCAATTTGGAATTGAGAAGCAGATTAGAGGCTCTTTTGTTTTGAGAATAGATTAGAAGCTTTTTAACCCACAGGGCAAAACGCCTGTTTCATTCACATTGAAAAGACAACCAAATTACAATACTACAGGCGAACAAAGCCAGCAAATGCTAACAGAAGGGGGGGAAACTAACAGCTCAACATGACCAGGATGGAAGCATAATTTACATGAGGAGGGTAGAGCCTAACTTTTGAATACATATTTTTCCCAGGGCAAGCTTACTGATGGACTAGAGATAGCAGTTAAGCGACTTGCTTCACATTCTGGTCAAGGTTTCACAGAGTTCAAAAATGGAGTCCAGCTCATAGCCAAACTCCAGCACAGCAATTTGGTTAGGCTTTTGGGATGTTGCTAtcaagacgaggagaaaatattGGTGTATGAATACTTGCCAAACAAAAGCTTGGATTTCTTCATCTTTGGTATGCATTTGCATTTCTTAATTGAGTTTACATGCTTTTTTTTCTCACGGATTAGAGTGACTAGAAATTGACTCGACATTTTGTTACTGCTAGCCCCATGAGTATATATAGTTTGTATTCCCTAGGTAACTGGCCT
The sequence above is drawn from the Triticum aestivum cultivar Chinese Spring chromosome 7A, IWGSC CS RefSeq v2.1, whole genome shotgun sequence genome and encodes:
- the LOC123152408 gene encoding cysteine-rich receptor-like protein kinase 10, which codes for MAIILLLLLSCLTPFQEAAADAFCDNVKVLAATLPNKTSSSPVHFATATVGQAPDIVYALALCRGDILNDTACAQSVAKTFDLVRNATPPDLGCYPAVSYYTDSILLYSFNDILAPSIYTNSTGDENGGNPPFERWNVKNVTGDVPLVAGLIRELLVETVEKAASATPRRFATGVMDSGTTFPMVYSLAQCTPDLSTGDCLACLNHLLGLINSTMSLRMGGQMGVIRCYFRYEASPFYQGQPMISLGPPAPTPTEHKRQAY